The following proteins are co-located in the Streptomyces sp. DT2A-34 genome:
- a CDS encoding response regulator: MTAAAEQAIRVLVVEDDPVAADAHVMYVGRVPGFVAVGKAHTGAEARRALERTPVDLLLLDLHLPDVHGLQLARSLRAAGHHADVIAVTSARDLAVVREGVSLGVVQYVLKPFTFATLRDRLVRYAEFHAAVGEASGQDEVDRALAALRAPGPAALPKGLSGPTLERVTGAVREAAEGLTAAGVAEAVGISRITARRYLEHLVEAGRAERKPVYGQVGRPELVYRWVRGERR; the protein is encoded by the coding sequence ATGACGGCGGCGGCCGAGCAGGCGATTCGCGTCCTGGTCGTGGAGGACGATCCGGTCGCGGCGGACGCGCACGTGATGTACGTCGGCCGGGTGCCGGGGTTCGTCGCGGTCGGCAAGGCGCACACGGGCGCGGAGGCGCGGCGTGCGCTGGAGCGGACGCCGGTGGACCTGCTGTTGCTGGACCTGCACCTGCCGGATGTGCACGGGCTGCAACTGGCACGGTCCCTGCGGGCGGCCGGGCACCACGCGGACGTGATCGCGGTGACGTCGGCACGGGATCTGGCCGTGGTGCGCGAGGGGGTGTCCCTGGGGGTCGTGCAGTACGTACTGAAGCCCTTCACCTTCGCGACGCTGCGCGATCGGCTGGTGCGGTACGCCGAGTTCCACGCGGCGGTCGGGGAGGCGAGCGGCCAGGACGAGGTGGACCGCGCCCTGGCGGCCCTGCGGGCACCGGGCCCTGCGGCACTGCCGAAAGGGCTGAGCGGGCCGACGCTGGAGCGGGTGACCGGGGCGGTGCGGGAGGCCGCTGAGGGGCTCACGGCGGCGGGGGTCGCGGAGGCCGTGGGGATCTCCAGGATCACGGCCCGGCGGTACCTGGAACACCTGGTGGAGGCGGGGAGGGCTGAGCGGAAGCCGGTCTACGGGCAGGTGGGGAGGCCGGAGTTGGTGTATCGGTGGGTGCGCGGCGAACG